TTGCAGTAGCAGCTTCCTTCATCAAGGTAGCATCTAGAGACTTCAGTAATGTGACTGTCCCAATTGTTAAATCACTGGGTTTGCTGATCTGTTTTGAACAAAATATCTTGTAAGGTTCATGTTATACTCAATTTAGCTTACATATAGAAGGAGGAAATCAAGAAAACACAGCACGCTAAAATTTGCAGAAACATGTCAAATGTGGAAGTTGTACAACATGATACAAGGACATGAGTCTCACCTGTTTTGGGAACTGCTGCTCCTTAGATTTTTTCTCCTGATTTGCCTTTTCACGAGCCTCATAAAACTCAAAATCATCCAAGATGCATGTTTGGCTTGAATGCTCCTTGAAAACTTTCACAACTTGAACTCCCTTCTCAAGCTTAACCTGCAGAAGAGACATATAAGAGTTTAGTTGAAAGGAAGAGGGGGTTCGTGGGGTATCATACAACCATCAAGGATCTTCTGCAGCCTCTGCATCAGAAATAATGACCATTGATCATATTCTCTCTTTACTAGTTACTATTATCTTAACCAATCAATGGTCCTGATTTTGCAGCACCGTGGCTGTAGAGGATCCAAGTTGATCATGAAACAAGCTGCCAAGGAAATACCTCCTGAGTATCCCTGCTATTTGTTACAGGTTTGTTTTCATTGTTTTCTAGTGTTATATGCCTCAATGCGCTATTTGGAATATCCTTTATGACATGCCACTTCACAGAAAAGCAACCAGTCCACCTGTCCTGCTGCCAATAATCTACACTTTTACCAAAATCAACAGGACCCAACATCTCTGCTAAACCAACAAATTGCCCACTGGTGTTGACCTGAAGGAAAAAATGAATGAGAAGAAACAAGTGGATTAGAGAAACcaagaaaatctaaaaattgGCCAATTAAACGCTGCATGTGACACTGAccgaaaataacaaaaatatggGACAGCCACCAGTCTTTCCCTTCGCTTCTTGATATGCCGCATCAAGTTTTTTATTGCCATTAGGAGTACTTGCCCAAACACTATACTTAATGCTTTTATGAATATCATCCTCACTATAGGATTTGATGACAAAAAACTTGGCATCAGAATAATTCTCTGAAAATTCTTTCCCATTGTATTGTTCCTTATTGGATGCTAAAAGAACTTCTTTGTTATCGCTCTTCACTGGAAGGTTCTGTCCTTTCAGTAGTAATGTAACAGGTCCAAGActcttgttatttttattatcagaACTTTTGGCAGCTCTTGGTCCCTTGTTTAGCTCACTGAAACCTTccatactttttttaaaaccatTCCCGTCACCTGTGGCATGACGCTTGTAATCAACTGAGCCCATTCTAGATCCATATGCAGCAGATCCAAAACGAGAATTAGCCCTAAATGTGTTCCCAAATTGGCTGTACATCCTGTTGCTTGGATACATCCCGTTCATGAATCCAGAAACCAGTTCAAGTCCAGATGGATGTCTGGAACCATTCAAGTTCTGCAATTAAGAAATCGTATTTAAGttgaattttgaattgattGTACAAGAAGGCACAATAAACAGAGGGAGGATCTACTGCATCTATATGAAATGCAGAATTTACATAGCATTATGATCAAGTAAACATGAAGCGCTGCTAAAATATACAGAAATGACAGTATTATAAATGGCAAAAACCCAATTAATCAAAGGTCACTTAGGAAAATCACACTCCGGAGGACCTCCATTCCAACATACCGGAAAAGGTGGAAGTTGCTGAAGAAGTCCTTGATTCCTTTGAGAAGATAAATCTTTGACAGGGGCCATTGATGAAGATAAACCAACCTTGGCTCCACGTTTGGACTGTCTATCAGATACTAAGGACATATCTGATGGGACTGGCAATTGTGTAGCATGGGTACTCATTCTAGGGCCTTGATATCCTGACAAAGGGGCATAAGGTGGCAAGCTAGTCCCTTGATAAGAATCATTTGAATGCAATGTTGTATGCTGGGAACCCGTTAAAAATGACTTTAACccatttttatttgtaaaatcaCTATTGGCCATGTTAACGGTGTTTCCTTTATTCATAACATTTAATGAAGCAACATGATGAGCATCCATTGCAGTTGATATTTCTTCTTGTGTAGCAGTGATATTGTTTGGTGTAAATGACACGTCAGCAGAAGCTGGAGATTTGTAATAAGAACATGGATATTGGTACTGTTGCAGCGCATAATGCTGACCATCTTGCTGAATCATTGGAGAAGAAGAATTGGCCGGTGCATATGTTCCATATGGTGTATAACCATAACCATTATGATACATATACGAGCAGTTGTCTCCATAAACACCCTGTCATgatttcaaataaacaaaatctttATTAGATGGCTAAAAGCTTCCATTGCTTTCTTTGATCtacattttatcataaaaattatgGGAAACAAAACTTAACACAATGATAAAGACAAAAGATGGGActtcgagaaaaaaaaaatacagaaggAAATTGTTAGACAGTTGAAACAAACAAACTCATAACTTTGATGGTGGCCAGCACAATTTAGAACTCTCAGAAAAAACCACACAGTTAAAGAAGCAGCTAGCACCAGTCCaacatcaattaattttaaagctAACGTGTAACAGAAATTCTGATGGCCCTCATTCAATGGATCTTTGGAACCATTATTCTCAAAATGATCCAACCAATGATATTCAGtacaaaaaacataataatcACAAGATTGGAAACCAGAGAACAAGGTTTTTACCTGAGTCATGCCCCCATCAAGGTTCATATATCTGGAATAAACATTCCAATCACCTTGCCCATCATAACCTGAAATATAACCATCATCATATTTCTCTAACAGTCTCGGCACCCATATTGTGCAGTCAATAACATAATTATCCTCAAAACCCACAGCAGCTTACCTTACCTCCATAATAGTATGCAGAAGGGTATCCATTTGGAACAAAGCTTGAATTTGGATTGAACGGCTTGCCCATCCCTTTGGCAGCACCCTTGGAAAAACCAGGTCCATCCTGCATACAAATAGACTACAATAATTAGTCAACATTGCACAACACCAAAATCTAGTGCTAAAGACACTTCATTGaccaaacaaagaaaatgaaacagtGAATTGGAAAGCGTTGAAGCACCTTCTTTGCGGGCTCAGTAACTCCAATGGCTTTTGGCTCAGAATCCAGGGTCAAATTTTGCAATAAATCTGCAGTTTCTACGCATTATGGTAAAGGAAAACCATTTACTTCGAAGCTAGCATCATTATTCACAACACAAAAAATTAAGAGACAAAGACACCCATGTTAAACAGCAAAACACAACAGaacaagaaagaagaaaaattgagcAACTAATTATTATACAGAACAATAAAATTTTCCAGATAAACTAAAACTCTTAATATATTCTTATGAGAACTTTTCCTTTCAAGAAGAGATTTGTTGG
This sequence is a window from Vigna angularis cultivar LongXiaoDou No.4 chromosome 2, ASM1680809v1, whole genome shotgun sequence. Protein-coding genes within it:
- the LOC108329574 gene encoding YTH domain-containing protein ECT4 isoform X1, whose protein sequence is MAAVAPTSDKTADLLQNLTLDSEPKAIGVTEPAKKDGPGFSKGAAKGMGKPFNPNSSFVPNGYPSAYYYGGYDGQGDWNVYSRYMNLDGGMTQGVYGDNCSYMYHNGYGYTPYGTYAPANSSSPMIQQDGQHYALQQYQYPCSYYKSPASADVSFTPNNITATQEEISTAMDAHHVASLNVMNKGNTVNMANSDFTNKNGLKSFLTGSQHTTLHSNDSYQGTSLPPYAPLSGYQGPRMSTHATQLPVPSDMSLVSDRQSKRGAKVGLSSSMAPVKDLSSQRNQGLLQQLPPFPNLNGSRHPSGLELVSGFMNGMYPSNRMYSQFGNTFRANSRFGSAAYGSRMGSVDYKRHATGDGNGFKKSMEGFSELNKGPRAAKSSDNKNNKSLGPVTLLLKGQNLPVKSDNKEVLLASNKEQYNGKEFSENYSDAKFFVIKSYSEDDIHKSIKYSVWASTPNGNKKLDAAYQEAKGKTGGCPIFLLFSVNTSGQFVGLAEMLGPVDFGKSVDYWQQDRWTGCFSVKWHVIKDIPNSALRHITLENNENKPVTNSRDTQEVKLEKGVQVVKVFKEHSSQTCILDDFEFYEAREKANQEKKSKEQQFPKQISKPSDLTIGTVTLLKSLDATLMKEAATANTAEERMNSEGPLEGGDGSTTAPEDSSKSC
- the LOC108329574 gene encoding YTH domain-containing protein ECT2 isoform X2 is translated as MNLDGGMTQGVYGDNCSYMYHNGYGYTPYGTYAPANSSSPMIQQDGQHYALQQYQYPCSYYKSPASADVSFTPNNITATQEEISTAMDAHHVASLNVMNKGNTVNMANSDFTNKNGLKSFLTGSQHTTLHSNDSYQGTSLPPYAPLSGYQGPRMSTHATQLPVPSDMSLVSDRQSKRGAKVGLSSSMAPVKDLSSQRNQGLLQQLPPFPNLNGSRHPSGLELVSGFMNGMYPSNRMYSQFGNTFRANSRFGSAAYGSRMGSVDYKRHATGDGNGFKKSMEGFSELNKGPRAAKSSDNKNNKSLGPVTLLLKGQNLPVKSDNKEVLLASNKEQYNGKEFSENYSDAKFFVIKSYSEDDIHKSIKYSVWASTPNGNKKLDAAYQEAKGKTGGCPIFLLFSVNTSGQFVGLAEMLGPVDFGKSVDYWQQDRWTGCFSVKWHVIKDIPNSALRHITLENNENKPVTNSRDTQEVKLEKGVQVVKVFKEHSSQTCILDDFEFYEAREKANQEKKSKEQQFPKQISKPSDLTIGTVTLLKSLDATLMKEAATANTAEERMNSEGPLEGGDGSTTAPEDSSKSC